The sequence CATCAATCACATAAATCGCGTAATCAACCAACTCCTTGCTAAAATGCGCCGCCAGATTATCGCCGCCACTCTCCACAAAAAGCAAATCGATATCGCACCCAAAGCGAATCATCAAATCCTCAAGCGCATTCAAATTCAGCGAAATATCTTCCCGAATAGCTGCATGCGGGCATCCGCCCGTCTCAACCCCAATAATGCGATCGGCCTCAAGCGCCTCGTGACGCAAAAGAAACTCGGCATCCTCACGCGTAAAAATATCATTCGTAACCACGCCAAGACTAAACCGGTCGCGCAGAGCTTCGCACAGCACGCGAACAAGCGCCGTCTTCCCCGTACCCACCGGACCGCCAACCCCCACGGTAAACGCGCGCTGAGAAAAATCGCGATCGCAGAGAACCGACTCGCGCAGGGCAAAGTCACCGGCAGAATCAAAAGGCTCGTGAGAATGATCGTGATGGTGATGATCGTGCATAACAAATCCTCTAACTCTGAAACAACCGCGAATACAGATACTCGTGCATACCCTGTGCAATATCCCATTGGGGAGCACAGCGCGTCGCACACTTATAATCTACCTGCGCGACAGAAGTCATAGCACTAATCGCCGTCTTGTGATGGCGTTTTTGCAACCGCGCGGCTTCGAGAGGACCAATCTGCCCCAGGCGAACAGCCGCACTGATCTGATCGCGCAAAAACTGATACATAAAAATCCGACACGTCTGCCCGCGTTTAAGCCCTGCAATCCGGAACGTCGCACCAAAAACAATCGTATAATGAGCCGGCACAGGTTGTGCAAGCAACGTCTCGTGCAACCGCGCCATTGCATCCGAAAAATACAAATCGCGCATCAGCCGCAACAAATTGCGACCCTGCACTCCACTGCCGCGGACAATCGCCGGTGCCGTGAGCATCGCGTCGTACGCGAGCAGCATATCCGTCAAATTTTCGGGAATCAAATCACCCTTAAAACACGCATTAACAAACGGAATTTCACCCCTTGCTGTCGCGTGAATCACCGTTTGAAGATACGCATCCAGATCATCAGAAGACCGCAACAACCCCATCTGTTTGGTGGCCTCCAACCCATTGGAAAAAGCATATCCACCCGTAGGGAAATTGCTATCGGCAAGTGTGAGAAGATCGAATAGCATAATCAAAACAAATTATAAAGCTGCGCCAGCGGCAATTTCTCCGCCGCCTCACAGGTGAGCAACTCGCCATCGACCGTAACGCTATAAGTCTCCGGATCAATATGAATATCGGGAATAAAATCGTTGAGCTTCATATCCTTCTTCCCAATATCCCGACAATTGGACACCGCAACAACGCTCTTGGACAGATCATAAGACCCAACCGTATCCAGCGAAATCCTGGAGACAAAAGCGAGAGACGCAGAACCCACAGCATTGCCATAAGCGCCGAACATCGGACGCGGATACACGGGTTGCGGCGTGGGAATCGAAGCATTTGGATCGCCCATCTGCGAATATGCGATTATGCCTCCCTTAATCACCATCTCGGGTTTTGCACCAAAAAAAGATGGCTTCCAGAGCACCAGATCCGCGAGCTTGCCCACCTCAACCGAACCGATATAATCGCTCAAACCATGAGCCATCGCGGGATTAATCGTGTACTTGGCGATATACCGCTTCACACGCCCATTATCATGCCCCCGATCACCGCGCAGTGCACCGCGCTGCTCGCGCATCTTATGGGCGGTCTGCCACGTGCGACAAATAACCTCTCCCACGCGCCCCATAGCCTGACTATCCGATGCAATAATCGACAGCGCTCCCATATCGTGCAAAATATCTTCTGCCGCAATCGTCTCCTGCCGGATACGGCTCTCGGCAAACGCCACATCCTCGGGTATATTCTTATCCAGATGATGACACACCATAAGCATATCCAGATGCTCGTCAATCGTATTCGCCGTAAAAGGCCGCGTGGGATTGGTAGAAGAAGGCAAAACATTCGCCTCGCCACAAAGACGCATAATATCCGGCGCGTGTCCCCCACCCGCACCCTCGGTGTGATACGTGTGAATCGTGCGCCCCTTAAAAGCCGCACAACTCTGCTCCACAAAACCCGACTCATTGAGCGTATCGGTATGAATCGCCACCTGAACATCGTATTCATCGGCAACCGAGAGACAGGAATCAATAGCAGCAGGCGTCGTACCCCAGTCCTCGTGGAGTTTAAGCCCGCATGCACCCCCTTCAATCTGTTCAATAAGCCCCTGCGGAAGCGAAGAATTGCCCTTGCCCAAAAACCCAAAATTGAGGGGAAAAGCATCACTCGACTCCAGCATCATGCGAATATGGTGCGCCCCCGGTGTACACGTCGTAGCATTGGTCCCCGTCGCCGGACCCGTACCACCACCCAGCATAGTCGTAATACCCGAAGCAATCGCCTCCTCAACTTGCTGAGGACATATAAAGTGAACATGCACATCGAGCGCGCCGGCAGTGAGCACATGACCTTCACCCGCAATAACCTCGGTCGTAACCCCCACGATGAGATCCGGATCAACACCCGACATAATATCGGGATTACCCGCCTTGCCAATACCGGCGACACGCCCGTCTTTAATCCCAATATCCGCTTTGTATATCCCCGTATAATCAACGACAAGCGCATTCGTAATAACGAGATCCAGCGCCCTATCCTGCGACACACCCGTAGCCTGGCCCATACCATCGCGCAGCACCTTACCCCCGCCAAACTTGCACTCATCGCCGTAAATCGTATAATCGTTCTCCACCTCAACGACGAGATGGGTATCGCCCAATTGAACGCGGTCTCCCGTCGTGGGACCGTACATACTGACATAAGCGGTTCGATCAATCTGAGACATTTGGAATCCCCTTAAATCCACCATCCCCCGCCCTTTGCAAAGCCACTGCCTTATTCTCATCGATCTGCCCCGAAATAAGGCCATTCCCCCCATAAACCGTGCGGTTGCCGGCAATAGCCACGAGATCAACCGTCCTGCTCTCGCCCGGTTCAAAACGCACGGCAGTACCGGACGGAATATCGAGACGGAAGCCATAGGCCTTTTCGCGATCAAACAAAAGCGCGGGATTAACTTCAAAAAATGTATAATGCGAACCCACCTGTATCGGACGATCACCGGTATTGGTCACAGAAAGAGAAATCGTCTCCCGATCCGCATTAAGCGTAATTGGCTCAACCGCCGTAGTCTCGGCACCCGGCATTTTTGAAACCGTATTATCCGGCGACCAGGGCGAGCGAACGCGCGCGAGACCCGAACCGTACAACGCGAGATCAGAATCGCCTTCTACGCGACAAATAGGATGGTGAACCGTCACCAGCTTCGTCCCATCGGGAAACGTACCCTCCACCTGCACCTCGTGAACCATATCCGGAACACCGGGCAAAACATC is a genomic window of Gemmatimonadota bacterium containing:
- the ureG gene encoding urease accessory protein UreG produces the protein MHDHHHHDHSHEPFDSAGDFALRESVLCDRDFSQRAFTVGVGGPVGTGKTALVRVLCEALRDRFSLGVVTNDIFTREDAEFLLRHEALEADRIIGVETGGCPHAAIREDISLNLNALEDLMIRFGCDIDLLFVESGGDNLAAHFSKELVDYAIYVIDVSAGDKIPRKGGPGITQSDLLVINKTDLADLVGADLGVMARDAKKMRGDGPTLFACLKHGSGLDEIIEHVLDARRSVLSPQAR
- the ureC gene encoding urease subunit alpha gives rise to the protein MSQIDRTAYVSMYGPTTGDRVQLGDTHLVVEVENDYTIYGDECKFGGGKVLRDGMGQATGVSQDRALDLVITNALVVDYTGIYKADIGIKDGRVAGIGKAGNPDIMSGVDPDLIVGVTTEVIAGEGHVLTAGALDVHVHFICPQQVEEAIASGITTMLGGGTGPATGTNATTCTPGAHHIRMMLESSDAFPLNFGFLGKGNSSLPQGLIEQIEGGACGLKLHEDWGTTPAAIDSCLSVADEYDVQVAIHTDTLNESGFVEQSCAAFKGRTIHTYHTEGAGGGHAPDIMRLCGEANVLPSSTNPTRPFTANTIDEHLDMLMVCHHLDKNIPEDVAFAESRIRQETIAAEDILHDMGALSIIASDSQAMGRVGEVICRTWQTAHKMREQRGALRGDRGHDNGRVKRYIAKYTINPAMAHGLSDYIGSVEVGKLADLVLWKPSFFGAKPEMVIKGGIIAYSQMGDPNASIPTPQPVYPRPMFGAYGNAVGSASLAFVSRISLDTVGSYDLSKSVVAVSNCRDIGKKDMKLNDFIPDIHIDPETYSVTVDGELLTCEAAEKLPLAQLYNLF
- a CDS encoding urease subunit beta, which produces MYLSPKEIDKLMLHNAGFLAQKRYARGLRLNYPEAVSLIAAQLLEFIRDGESVAALMDKGKQLLGTEDVLPGVPDMVHEVQVEGTFPDGTKLVTVHHPICRVEGDSDLALYGSGLARVRSPWSPDNTVSKMPGAETTAVEPITLNADRETISLSVTNTGDRPIQVGSHYTFFEVNPALLFDREKAYGFRLDIPSGTAVRFEPGESRTVDLVAIAGNRTVYGGNGLISGQIDENKAVALQRAGDGGFKGIPNVSD